In Nicotiana tabacum cultivar K326 chromosome 17, ASM71507v2, whole genome shotgun sequence, one DNA window encodes the following:
- the LOC107829950 gene encoding ras-related protein RABE1c-like — protein sequence MAAPPAMARADYDYLVKLLLIGDSGVGKSCLISRFSDGSFTTNYISTIGIDFKTRTIELEGKRIKLKVWDTAGQERFKSITTAYYRGAMGILLVYDVTDESSFNNIRNWIRSIEQHGSDNVNKILVGNKADMDESKRVVPTSTGQALADEYGIKFFETSAKTTLNVEQVFFSIANEIKQRLSDTDFRVESVAININQPDAGAGGGQLGQISSCCGS from the exons ATGGCCGCACCACCAGCAATGGCACGAGCAGATTATGATTACCTCGTAAAGCTCCTCTTGATCGGCGATAGCG GTGTTGGTAAGAGTTGCCTTATTTCGCGTTTTTCTGATGGTTCCTTTACCACAAATTATATCAGCACCATTGG GATTGATTTTAAAACACGGACCATTGAGCTCGAGGGAAAAAGGATCAAACTTAAAGTCTGGGATACGGCTGGTCAGGAACGATTCAAATCAATCACTACTG CTTACTATCGTGGAGCCATGGGCATATTGTTGGTTTATGATGTTACCGATGAATCTTCATTTAACA ACATTAGGAACTGGATTCGTAGCATTGAGCAGCATGGTTCAGACAATGTCAATAAAATCCTTGTTGGAAACAAGGCTGACATGGATGAAAGTAAAAGG GTTGTCCCGACTTCTACCGGCCAAGCACTTGCTGATGAGTATGGgattaaattttttgaaact AGTGCAAAAACAACTCTTAACGTGGAACAAGTTTTCTTCTCAATAGCAAATGAAATAAAGCAAAGGCTTTCAGACACAGACTTCAGAGTAGAG TCTGTGGCGATCAATATTAATCAACCAGATGCAGGAGCTGGAGGTGGTCAACTTGGCCAAATATCATCTTGCTGTGGTTCATAA